The following are encoded together in the Bombus vancouverensis nearcticus unplaced genomic scaffold, iyBomVanc1_principal scaffold0018, whole genome shotgun sequence genome:
- the LOC143304070 gene encoding uncharacterized protein LOC143304070 produces ACVGSTLSFRDVEDALESFSGNRGENVERWFESFEEVADTCMWSDGQKAVYARKLLKGSAKIFASFECHARTWHELKRGLVKEFSRKVNSRQVHQKLEETKKESDEACLAYMYRMLEIASHVDMEEEAKVEYIVDGIIDDENNKAVLYGATSIKGLRKRLVMYEEQKSRRAKSIVKPAKTQKNGGRPRQSVDAMKKRRCSICGSEDHLRVKCPEKGKGMKCFKCNRLGHVAANCTARQVKTYVISRPERKKYVKDVSIDGCRFVSLVDTGSDLTFIRADEYVRLGSPPLGNCKLKFDGFGSAGNSTWGEFTRVMTVDGCDFTVTLHVVSNKVMTRHSLLLGTDFLDQVELRVKRGEVTFLRLDDQTDGHEDAPDVLRVNAIEQSDEIDLSHVREPHYREAIRDIIKGYRPEKKRDVGITAKIVLKSDKPVARRPRRLAPRGNGQHVDQVQKYLNSTVNRSTGKTPFQLLVGVEMQVREEAKIRKLIDEEWAARVGEQRRELREDAKRKIAATQEENRRSYKKRRKRAKQYLRKDPCTPRFYETLGPKCRK; encoded by the coding sequence ggcatgtgttggttcgacactgagttttagagacgtcgaagatgcactagagtcgtttagtggcaacagaggtgaaaatgtcgaacgatggttcgagtcgttcgaggaagtcgctgatacgtgcatgtggtcggatgggcagaaggcagtctacgcgaggaagctgctgaagggatcagcgaaaatatttgcgagcttcgagtgtcatgccaggacttggcatgagttgaagagggggctagtgaaagaattttcgaggaaagtcaacagtaggcaagttcatcagaaacttgaagaaacaaaaaaggagagtgatgaagcatgtttggcgtacatgtaccgtatgctcgagatagccagccatgtggacatggaggaggaagcaaaggtagaatacatagtggatggaataatagacgacgagaacaataaggctgtattgtatggcgctacgtcaatcaaagggttgaggaagaggttagtgatgtacgaagagcagaagagtcgcagagcaaagtcgattgtgaagccggctaaaacccagaagaacggcgGGAGGCCCAGACAATCTGTagacgcaatgaagaaaagaagatgctccatttgcggtagtgaggatcatctaagagTTAAGTGCCCGGAGAAAGGAAAAGGTATGAAGTGTTTCAAATGCAACAGGCTTGGACACGTGGCGGCGAATTGTACAGCGCGACAAGTAAAGACTTACGTAATCTCAAGACCGGAGAGGAAAAAGTAcgtgaaggacgtgtcgatagatggctgcaggtttgtctcgttagtggatacaggtagtgaccttacgttcatacgagcggatgagtatgtgaggttaggatcaccacctctgggaaactgcaaacttaagtttgatggttttggttccgctggcaatagtacctggggcgagttcacaagggtaatgacggtcgacgggtgcgactttactgtcactctgcatgttgtctcgaataaggtaatgacaagacacagtctactcttaggtaccgactttttagaccaggtagagttgcgagtcaaacggggcgaggtgacatttttacgactcgacgatcagaccgacggtcacgaggacgcgccggatgtactgagggtaaacgcgatagaacaatccgacgagatcgactTGTCGCATGTACGAGAACCTCATTACCGCGAAGCCATTCGGGATATTATtaaagggtataggccggagaagaagagagacgtcggaataacagCAAAGATAGTTCTGAAAAGCGAcaaaccggtagcgcgaagaccgcgaagactggcgccgagggggaacgggcagcatGTCGACCAGgttcagaaatacctgaattccaccgtaaacagaagcacagggaagactcctttccagctactggtcggggtcgaaatgcaagtcagggaagaggcgaagattagaaagctgatcgacgaagagtgggccgcgagggttggagaacaacgtcgcgagctacgtgaggacgcgaagaggaagatcgccgcaactcaagaggagaatcgtcgaagttacaagaaaagaagaaagcgtgcgaagcagtacctaaggaaggacccgtgcacacctcgattttatgaaaccttgggtcctaaatgccgaaagtga